In Vicinamibacteria bacterium, the genomic window AAGAGAAGCGGATACCTCTTCTTTACGATGTCCGAACGCTCGACGACCGCCTCCCGAGTCATGGCGCCGATGCGCAGGGAATCTCCGTTCTCCTGTAAGTGGGACAGGCTCCCGATCTGATTCAAGTCGATGAGCATCGAGGGGGTCGCCACCCGAAAGCGCATCATCGGTATGAGGCTATGTCCGCCTGCGAGGATCTTGGCATCGGGATTCTTTTCCAGAAGGGCCAGAGCCTCGGCAAGGGTCGTCGGGCGGATGAACTCGAAACTGGCAGGTATCACGGCGCTCCTCCTTAGGCTGAACCAGAGGTGTAGCGCGATTCCGAGGTAAAAGCTATCGCGCTCGCGACATGCTTTTTAATACGACGGGAATGGCCGCGTCAACGCTAACGTCTCGTGCGGGGAGAGTGGCCGCGCCTGTACACCATGAACGTGCGCTCGAACTCGATGACCGTCTTGCCATCCTGATTGTATCCGGTGGTCTTGACCCGCACGATTCCCACGTTGGGGCGTGACTTCGACTCCCGCTTCGACAGCACCTCGCTCCTGGAATAGATGGTGTCGCCCTCGAACACCGGATTAGGGAGCCGAACTTCGTCCCATCCGAGATTGGCCAACACGTTCTGTGAGAGATCGGTGACGGATTGCCCCGTCACCAGCGCCAGCGTGAACGTCGAATCCACGAGCGGCTTTCCGAACTCGGTTTGAGAGGCATAGTGATGGTCGAAATGAATGGGGTTCGTATTCTGAGTCAGGAGCGTGAACCAGCTATTGTCGACGGGAAGCACCGTCCGCCCGAGCGGGTGCTCGTAGACATCGCCGATCTCGAAGTCCTCGTACAGCCGCCCCGTCCAGCCTGGCTTGACCGCCATTTCTATATGATCCCTTCCTCCCGGAGTCTCCCGATGGCCGCATCGTCGTAGCCCAGCTCGGAAAGGATCGGGCCGCTGTGCTCGCCCAGGTCGGGTACGCGACCCATCCTCGGCTCCACGCCCTCGATCGCGGCCGGGGGCAGCAAGGCCGATAACTTACCTACGGGCGAGTCGATGTCGCGCCATCGATTGCGGGCCGCAAGCTGAGGGTGGGCGATGAAGTCCAGGACGGAGTTGACCTGGGCATGGGCGATGTCAGCTTCGGCGAGACGCTCCAAGGCCTCGGCCGTGGTCATCGAGGAAAACACCCCTCCGATGATCTCGAGAAGACGCTCCCGATGCTCCACCCGCGAGCGATTCGTCGCGAACCGCGTGTCGCCTTCGAGCTCGGGCTGACCGAGCACCTTGTCGCAGAAGCGCCTCCACTCCGCGTCATTCTGGATTCCGATGAACACGAGACCGTCGTCGGTAGGGACGTCGCCGTAAGGGGCGATCGTCGCGTGATGGGTTCCGGCGCGGCGAAGCTCCATCCCGCGGTAGCCGGAATAGTACACCGGGTAGCCCATCCATTCGCCCAGGGCTTCGAGAAGCGAGACCTCGACGTGACTCCCCTCATCGGTCTTCTGGCGCTTCAAGAGCGCGGTCAAAATGCCGGAGTAAGCGTAGATGCCGGCGGCGATGTCCGCCACGGAAATCCCGACCCGGGCCGGTGAGGCTTCTGTCCCGGTGATGGAAAGGAGTCCCGATTCCGCCTGAATGAGGAGATCGTAGGCCTTGCGATGCCGAAAGGGACCCGAAGAGCCGTAACCGGAGATCTCACAGGTGATCAGCCGCGGATGCTGCATCCGCAGGTGCTTGGCGGAGAATCCCAGTCGCTCGATGGCGTCCGGTCCGAGGTTCTCGAGGAAGATGTCCGATCGGGCGACGAGCTTCTCCAGGATCCGCTTGCCCTCCTCGCTCTTGAGGTCGACGCCGAGCGATTCCTTGGAGCGATTCAGCCACACAAAATGGCTCGAGAGACCGTGCACCGCGTCGTCGTAGTGTCGCGCGAAGTCGCCCGTCCCCGGACGCTCGATCTTGATCACCCGAGCGCCCAGATCGGCGAGATGGCGCGTGGCGAGCGGCCCGGCAACCGCCTGCTCGACGGAAACGACCAGTATGTCTTCGAGCGGCAGCATTCACTGCTCAATGCCGTGGCGGGACCCGCGATCGTCCGGCCGCCACGGCTCGGCCTTTGCGGCGCTGCGCGCCGATCTCGCGGCAGAAGTCTTGGCCACCGCTCGGCAGGCTGGGCCGTACATTTTCATCACACCCCGCTGCTAGTATGACTTCGGAAGGTGCAATACCTTTTCCGCGAGATAAGTCAGTATCAAATTCGTCGATATCGGCGCGACCTGATACAGGCGGGTCTCGCGAAGCTTGCGCTCGACATCGTACTCTGCGGCAAAGCCGAAGCCCCCGAACGTCTGGAGTGCGGCGTTTCCCGCTTCCCAGGAGGCATCGGCCGCCAGCAGCTTCGCCAGGTTCGCCTCGGCGCCGACGGGCTCACCCCGATCGAAGCGCTCCGCCGCGCGGAAGCGCACGAGGTCCGCAGCCTCTGTATGCGCGTAGGCCCGTGCCAGCGGGAACTGGATGCCCTGATTCTGACCGATGGGCCGCCCGAAGACGACCCGATCCCTGGCATAGGCCGTCGCCCGGTCCAGGAAGAATCGCGCGTCGCCGATGCACTCGGCGGCGATGAGAATTCTCTCGACGTTCAAACCGTCGAGAATGTATCGAAAGCCTCGTCCCTCGTCGCCAACGAGGTTTTCGGCTGGCACCTCGAGATCCTCGATGAAGAGCTCACAAGAATGATGGTTCATCATCGTCCGAATGGGTCGCACGGTGATGCCATGTCCGACCGCTTCGCGCAGATCGACCAGCAGAACCGATAGGCCGTCGGTTTTCTTCGTTACCTGGACGGCCGGCGTGGTCCTGACGAGCAAGAGCATGAGGTCCGAATGTTCCGTTCTCGACGTAAAGACTTTCTGCCCGTTGACGACATAGCGATCTCCCTTGCGACGTGCGAGAGTCTGGAGCTTGGTCGTATCCGAGCCCGTCGTCGGCTCGGTGATCCCGAATGCCTGAAGCCTCAATTCACCCCGGGCGATCGGCGGCAGGAAACGTCGCTTCTGCTCTTCCGATCCGTGTCGGAGA contains:
- a CDS encoding CaiB/BaiF CoA-transferase family protein, producing MLPLEDILVVSVEQAVAGPLATRHLADLGARVIKIERPGTGDFARHYDDAVHGLSSHFVWLNRSKESLGVDLKSEEGKRILEKLVARSDIFLENLGPDAIERLGFSAKHLRMQHPRLITCEISGYGSSGPFRHRKAYDLLIQAESGLLSITGTEASPARVGISVADIAAGIYAYSGILTALLKRQKTDEGSHVEVSLLEALGEWMGYPVYYSGYRGMELRRAGTHHATIAPYGDVPTDDGLVFIGIQNDAEWRRFCDKVLGQPELEGDTRFATNRSRVEHRERLLEIIGGVFSSMTTAEALERLAEADIAHAQVNSVLDFIAHPQLAARNRWRDIDSPVGKLSALLPPAAIEGVEPRMGRVPDLGEHSGPILSELGYDDAAIGRLREEGII
- a CDS encoding MaoC family dehydratase codes for the protein MAVKPGWTGRLYEDFEIGDVYEHPLGRTVLPVDNSWFTLLTQNTNPIHFDHHYASQTEFGKPLVDSTFTLALVTGQSVTDLSQNVLANLGWDEVRLPNPVFEGDTIYSRSEVLSKRESKSRPNVGIVRVKTTGYNQDGKTVIEFERTFMVYRRGHSPRTRR
- a CDS encoding acyl-CoA dehydrogenase family protein, yielding MDFRLTPEQEQIRQSVRELCSSFPGEYWQKLDRELGYPTAFVHALTEAGFLAALIPEAYGGTGLGVLEASLILEEINRSPGNSSVCHAQMYILGTLLRHGSEEQKRRFLPPIARGELRLQAFGITEPTTGSDTTKLQTLARRKGDRYVVNGQKVFTSRTEHSDLMLLLVRTTPAVQVTKKTDGLSVLLVDLREAVGHGITVRPIRTMMNHHSCELFIEDLEVPAENLVGDEGRGFRYILDGLNVERILIAAECIGDARFFLDRATAYARDRVVFGRPIGQNQGIQFPLARAYAHTEAADLVRFRAAERFDRGEPVGAEANLAKLLAADASWEAGNAALQTFGGFGFAAEYDVERKLRETRLYQVAPISTNLILTYLAEKVLHLPKSY